The nucleotide window ACTGCGCCACAGGCCCACCGTAGGCCGTGAGGCGCCCAGTGCCTGGGCGATCTCCACGTTCGTCTTCCCTTGGGCGGCCAGAACCACGATGCGGGCACGGAACACGTCCCGTTGGGACGATGTCTTGGCCCGCACGGTGCTGGTCAACGCTTCACGCTCCTTCTCCGAAAGCTCAACCCTCGGTGCAGCGCTCATGCCCCGAGCATAGCACTCCGACATCGCAAGGAAATTTGAGGGACGAGACACTAGTTGGAGAGTTGTCTCATACAAGATGAGCATGAAGGAGGCCCGAGGTTCTCACGCAAGATGAGCGCGAGCGTGGATCGCGGGCAGACGTGAGTCGCAATCTGGGAGGCGATGGCCGTCATGGTGAGCGACTCGCGTGTGATGACAATGGAGGAGCTGGCCGCCTTTCTCGCGTCGAGCGGGACGTTGAGGTTCCGAGGCCAGACGCGCCAGGCAACCTACGCCTGGGTGGAGAAGACCCTGCGGAAGTACGGGTACATCTCGCGGTCGAGGGCCGACAAGGGACTGCTGCGGCAGTACCTCGGGAAGATGACCGGCTACTCCCCCGCGCAGCTGACGCGCCTCATCGCTCAGTACCGCCGCACGGGGCACGTGCAGCTACGGGGCTACAAGCGCCACCGGTTCCCCGTCAAGTTCACCCGTGACGATCAGGCACTCCTCGCGGAGGTGGACAACGCCCACGACCATCTCTCCGGAGCGGCGACCCAGGCCATCCTGCGCCGGGAGTACACCGTGTTCGGGCGCCGGAGCACGATCTCGGTGGCGCATCTGTACCGGCTACGCCAAGGGTTCGCCTACCGCCAGCGGAGCCTCACCGTGCACAGGACGAAGCCCACCACGGTCCGCATCGGCGAGCGCAGGAAGCCCAACCCCCAAGGTCAGGCTGGCTACTTGCGGGTGGACACGGTCCATCAGGGGGATCGGGACGGGGAGAAGGGGGTCTACCACGTCAACACGATCGACGAGGTCACCCAGTGGGAGAACCTGGGGTGCGTGGCGCGGATCAGCGAGCACTACCTGGTGCCTGTGCTCGGGGAGATCCTCGCCCAGTACCCGTTCCGGATCCTGGGGTTCCACGCTGACAACGGAAGCGAGTACATCAACCGTGTTGTGGCGGAGCTGTTGGAGAAGCTGCGGATTGAGTTCACCAAGAGCCGGGCTCGGCAGACCAACGATCAGGCCCTCGTGGAAGGGAAGAACGGGGGCATCGTGCGCAAGCAGATGGGGTACGGATGGATCGCCCACGGTGAGGCGGAGAAGATCCAAGCGTTCTACAGCAAGACGCTCAACGTCTACCTCAACTACCACCGCCCGTGCGGGT belongs to Candidatus Acetothermia bacterium and includes:
- a CDS encoding helix-turn-helix domain-containing protein gives rise to the protein MSAAPRVELSEKEREALTSTVRAKTSSQRDVFRARIVVLAAQGKTNVEIAQALGASRPTVGLWRSRFARLGLEGLKDRPRPGRPRVYAEAASTTRRRSASAY
- a CDS encoding integrase, with the protein product MAVMVSDSRVMTMEELAAFLASSGTLRFRGQTRQATYAWVEKTLRKYGYISRSRADKGLLRQYLGKMTGYSPAQLTRLIAQYRRTGHVQLRGYKRHRFPVKFTRDDQALLAEVDNAHDHLSGAATQAILRREYTVFGRRSTISVAHLYRLRQGFAYRQRSLTVHRTKPTTVRIGERRKPNPQGQAGYLRVDTVHQGDRDGEKGVYHVNTIDEVTQWENLGCVARISEHYLVPVLGEILAQYPFRILGFHADNGSEYINRVVAELLEKLRIEFTKSRARQTNDQALVEGKNGGIVRKQMGYGWIAHGEAEKIQAFYSKTLNVYLNYHRPCGYATEVVDRKGKIRNRYDVYLTPYEKLRSLPQPEQYLRPGVTMAELPADRPGPQRHRVRPPRSAGEGQALPLLRSTGYSGMTAHVLMLMLRCEKSGGAAALLLFPCVSTASLISVRSTSRARDQRAHDEQRERDVHPHE